In Pseudomonadota bacterium, a single window of DNA contains:
- a CDS encoding chlorite dismutase family protein: ALIGRAYGAQDLAHDVRLACHGLDVNDNEFVIGLIGSALHPLSHVIESMRKTRQTSEFIRQMGPFFVGHVAARIPG, translated from the coding sequence GCCCTGATCGGTCGCGCCTACGGGGCTCAAGACCTTGCACACGATGTGCGGCTGGCCTGCCACGGGCTCGACGTTAACGACAACGAGTTCGTTATCGGACTGATCGGCAGCGCTCTGCATCCGCTGTCGCATGTGATCGAATCCATGCGCAAGACTCGGCAGACGTCGGAGTTCATACGCCAGATGGGCCCATTCTTCGTAGGTCACGTGGCCGCACGTATCCCCGGTTGA